Below is a window of Oreochromis aureus strain Israel breed Guangdong linkage group 4, ZZ_aureus, whole genome shotgun sequence DNA.
TTTTAGGAGCACATGATGTTAACATTTTAGCAGTGCAACACCAGCAGACGTTGCCTATTATGCAAGGTGTACTGGCAGACATGCAGGCCCACTCACCTACTGCAGGAAAACAGTTGTGACTTACAGAAGGAGCGAGCTTGCAGGATGGTGTTTATTATTTGTGTGATAAACCACTACTGCCTTACAATTTGTGTAAGACTGCTGCTATTTTGAGCCATGGGCCATGCCATgtcgcaacaggagggagaagACTCAGAAGATGATGGCAGCAGTAATGATGGCAGCAGTAGTTTATATTCTAGGATtaaatacctttaaaaaaatgttttgcaggTCATGTTTGACATGTTGCAAGCATAATTCTCGGGGTAATTTGAGACCTAAGAGAGGGAAATTCCCTAGACCCAGTCACCCATTACAAGTTATTCACATGGACTATAGAGCTGTCCAACTGTAGTAACTATGAGTACTGTTTAGTGATAATGGTCCACACTTTGTAAATGAAGTGATTAGATTAATGGCACAATATCTAGGGATAACACTAAAAACATCATTGTTTatatcacccacaaagtgcagggttgaTAGAGGGAATTTTAGGAACAGTAAAGTTAAGACTCAGGAAGTCAATGGAAGAGACAGGCAGGACATGGTTAGACTGTATAGAATTAGTTAAGATGTACATGAGGATTACTCtaacagagaatggtctgactctttgagattatatatgttaGAGCATTTAGAGTTCTAGTCTTCTGTAGTGATGATagaaaagcagaagagagagcattttagcagattagatgcttaaaatgtttaaaagtaaagaagtcttgagaacaaatgatctgccagacgattctgtttctccgcaggagcagagtctgaagtctggagattggatgttgataaggccatggagaggaagtgctggtccagtccacggtgggaagcagtagcggttttagatacgggcgacacgggcggttgcccggggcggcatcgtggtggggggcagcatcacgggcatcggcaaaaaaaaaaaattgctcatactcatgctgccccgacggcagccagcgcatattgggaatggcataggcaccgatcggttttctatcgcccatttgctgggagtaagggcgccctccgtttgcgaggtgcacctgctgcttgcggcacagggaggagagggcggggcgccgggggattctctggctggctggagcagcatctaataaccaactcacaaaataaaacaaaataaaaacaaaccaacaaacacgaaaacaccagacatcatgatacaggcTTATAATTTGCcccgatgttttttcaaaattctatatgGGAAAAGTGAGCCAGAGTGAGTGTttgcccagggcgccaaacaggctaggccCGCCGCTGGTGGGAAGGTCCCTATCGGGTGCTGCTGATGACGCCCACAGCAGTGAAGATTGCTGAAAGGAACACTTGGATACATCAAGCGCACTGCAAAAAGGTGACACACATCCAGGCCAGCTCGGAGTAAGTGGCAGGAAGACCGGGTTCAAAGGGGGGGAAAGCCTCCAGGGCCCCTCGTCTCAATCCGGTgaagaaaccaactgagccacagGTACTCATCAGAAGGGCTGGGAATGTGCTGTGCACGTTCTTGAGCCTGTGGACCCTGAGTGGGATGACAGGACGTGCACTGGGACAGAGTAAACCACACCCAGTACTCGCATGGGTTTTCAACCAACTACTGGTGGCAGTTTGTGAACACAACCACTCACATAAAGAACGAGACGAATTTTCATGCTTGTGAGGCCACTGTCTAAACATTCTTCTGGACTGTGGCCATATAGCACCACTGAGAGCGAGacagtttgtttggttgctttagcaacacatccaggagtaaacgtacttggaacactgccaacttttcaactcctcttgaTTCACCAGTAGCTAGGAAGGTGAACTGCTCTGGTGAGACAGACCTGCTAGTCTGACTCCAAGTTGCTGCAGGATATTGAACAGCTAAACGAACTGGAAACAGGCCAGTTACCTATGTGTATGAAGGGCAATGGATTAGTCCAAGTTGGAGATTTACCATGGAATTTGTGCAACGTCACCTATTCTTTTTGTCCTCTGCAAGAAGGGATGTCAACAGAGAAGCCTTTTGTCTACATTTACATCATAAACACTTCTCTAAGCTGGTTGAGGTTTTGagccaagaagatcaaaacaccttgatccaatttcctttacaaagcttttcctgtggtcacaacaggacaggagaagagtTGTAAATGCAGATAATTCACCAGTTAACTCTAACCCCCACAGAATGCCTACAGTGAGAAGATTTGGGGGGTTGATAGGAGTCATAAAGAAGGGTGTTGACCAGGCTACAGCTTTGAAGTCAGCTGAGAGCCACATGGACAAACAATAAAGtcaactgatgtgtttgaatgcctatgtctgtatacagttgtattgtagtgacatatgatttttaagaatgttgattcttcttgtttgactgttacattcagttgtTCACTTGCAGAAATGCATGATGAATCGCACGACAGGAGTAGCTGCACCACAAGGCTGGATAGCTTGGTTAATGTCTGGTCCTTTGTggcatcttcttttgaaaatattaactCCTGTTTTTTGACTGTTGACATTGATTTGCTTATGTATAGGATGCATTTTACCGTGTATAAGATCAATGCTAACTAAAATGATTtctaatacatttgttaattatGTACTCTTACGACAatatgaaatgactgaaatgaatgaCATGACAGAAGCCTGTGTATGAATGACGCCTGCGCTGAAAATGTCAAGCAAGAGGTGCATGGCTGAGAATATACCACACAGGAATAATTTGGagcataaaaataacaaaacaggagggaaatgttaaggtgaattgttaaatgtttgtcatttttatgcttaccatctctacattgttttaactctgtgatgaaagaaatTCTTTCTGTCttcccctccccagattctcgaggttctgggtgggggctgtagtcttttattacagacacatccttgtgaaggtctttttgatgtaagcttcctgcccaccaggaggccacacacacacatgcatacagtgccttgtctttgtaaccaaggggggttACGAGGGGAGGTGtttgtaaactattgtttgaaTATTTTCAATAAAAGGCAGAGAGAGGAGGCCATCGTCGGGGTCATTTGTAATGAGCTGGAATAccgacgaggcctcccttgcaagtaaaCCGATCGatcgctgttgccttgtttttctttcacgggaataagtcctggatacagcggggtctgagtttagacccaacagtGGTTTCCGACGTATAACAAGTAAGTCAAACTTCCCTTGTTGCCTGGTTTTAGACTTCTTGTGCTGTGCTAGATGAGCCTTCTCAGTAAAGTCAAACACCTTTTTAAGAGTATTCTCACCTAGAAGCATTGTAAGTCTCTGtcggatgactgagcatgcatcaagatgcagcagaagtaaaaaaaaaaccccgacTACCAACAGATGTGAGACACAGGTGTGggattttattacttttttgttcattttctgtttccCTTTATGTAATTTCTGGATTATAGTGCAAAGAAGTTATTTACATACATCCAGTATTCCTATCCTAGAGTCTTGAAGCCAAGCCAAGGAAAAACGGTTCCTGCCCCAGGACAGCTTAACCGTCAGGGGCAAGTCTGTACTGGTACATATTGTAAAACGCCTTTTATAACACAGCTATTTCCTGAAGTCATTTTCTAGATAATGACTCTTTCTCAGTGCATTGTTCAccaatatttaaacatttttttttataattaattataattCTAACATAATTTGTCACATATTCACAAAAGTAGCAGCCTTCAGACACAACCTGTTTTTGACATTTAACAATGATCTTTGTTTACACACTGGCATGCTGTTACATTAatgcacacacagatgcacagcaGAGATTCAGTGTGGACTTTGTAattactgaagaaaaaaaactgatgagACCAGGACATAATATAAGCCATTTTAATAAAATagcatttcaatatttattgTGAAGAATAAACACAGATGACAGTTTAGAAAGGTTGTTGGGAGCAAGGAAGCAACAAATAAAGAGCATGACAAGAAGTCTGAATGTGTCcttgaaaaaaaacagaaactctaaCTTTACAAATAAATcaataatttcaaaacaaacacCCTTTGCTGTGGCTCTAATTTATGAAAACCtttcaaaaaacacatttgtgtgtgAAAGGTTGAGATGAAAAACTACTTTTCACCTCACAATCAGACAATTAATTCCATAGTGAAAAGAACTACTGAAATTAATCATTTGAGGATGGATACAATGTAAAGAGATAAAACTAGTCCTGCAGCTGCATGGAGATGGAGCTACTTACCCTAACTGACCAATCAACGTTTACAAGATAAATTGCAGGAGTCATTACATTATACTACTAAACATTTTAGAAATCCCTACCTTTAAATATCTGTAggtaaataaaattacaattttaaTTGTAGTTTTAGATAAAATACATCAATATTCCATTTAATTACAGGGGAATTACACCTTAGTTGTGGGCTGTATTATAAAATGTTACCATGTTTTTATCTTCTGTGTTAAGTAGACTGATTTTACATGTactgaaatgtgctatataattGCCATTGTCATCTGGATGAAACATAACTAAactcataaaataaaatgatagatttGAACTATATGTAGAGTGATGtaatgtaaatttctttcagtttttctcaAACTTCTTTGTCAGCCTCAAGATTTGAATCATTACAAGATACATGtcttacagaaataaaaatccaaaatcaCTGGTAATGACATTCTCAAAATCAAAGTCAAATATCACCAAACAACTTTTAAAAAgaccaaatgaaaacaaataaaagattaCTGAGACCAAATcagatgttgttgttggttttttttttggttttaatcAGCACTTCCTCTGGGAAAACCTGTTTGTGACCAGGCTTCTGCTGTTTCTACCCAGTCAGCAAATCTGAAACATCCAAGAGCAAAGGTTTGACAATGAGCAATAACCAATGGAAATGGAAATAATATAatgtatacattttttaaatcctaATATTGATTGTAAAACTCTTCACACTAAAGAATACTAATTGCTATAAttagtttaaatgttaaattgcAGATTCCCCTAAAATGGACCCATTGTAGCCTATGCTGATCAGCATATTTACTTAACATAAATGTTAACACTGTTAAGGACAAAaaattgtttacatttttgtaaagttttaaaatatttattgtaatACCATTGATAACATATTAGGAGTTACCCAGTAAGGGACACTTCATCATCTGGAGTGCCTGCAAGTTGATCATAATGTTTCTTCACCATATCAAGCTCTGTTGAAACATCTGAAAAACCAAACACTTTTTGAATTGTTTCCCCCCAGAGTGTTTCACATAATTATGTGTGTGACTCGGTAATTTATaaggtaattttaaaaaatagataGACAAATCGGTAAAACAGCAGTGGTATCAGGTACAAGATTGCACAGATGAAGAGAAAAGGAATAATTACAGCAAACTAGCCTGTTTACCTGGAAGTAAGCTCCCATCAGTTTTGAATGAACATTTAATGGATTCCTTTGTAGTTTTCTCCAGAATCTCCCGGATGTTttcctatttttaaaaaactaatcacttatcacagataaaaatgtgttaaagtaaaaaacaatgACATTTAGAATTTTTTCAGACtggattaaaaatataaatggaaACATACATTTTTGTATAAGTCTAATCCAGTTCAACATAGAAAAAGCCTTCAGGTGAGCTAAAACAAAATAcggtcataatatttcttcataAAACATGACAAACCGTCAAATCATGCAACTTCTCCAACATGGTATTTTTTGCCTGCTCAAACATGTCCTTCTTTGAGTGCACATGGTTCTTAATAGTCTCCCTCATGCAGTACAGCATGCCTTCTCCTCTAAATTCTGCAGCCTCTATAATAAGACAGAAAGCTCCAATCAGATTTCTCTTACTGAATAatgataaatataaatatgtgtTTTAGTGCCAAGTTGTGAATCTCTGATATTATTTCTTACTCTTGTAGCCTTCTTCCATAATGTTCTCAATTGTCTCTGTCAGACTGCTGTAGactcttttcttctgtttccgGATGATTCTGTTCAGTTTTGCCTTCATTTTTTCTTCCTTAGAGACAAAACATGAAATATGGATGAACATCGTTTCAAATCACAAGTCACAAAACTAATGttaatttttcatgttttactttACTGTACTTTACTGTCTCAACTGATGTATAGGAAAGTCTCATCTCTTACCTCTGTCTTGAGAAATCTGAGCTGCAGTTCAGCATTTTTGTACTTTTCAATCAGAGAATCAGTGTTAAGTGAAAAAGTCTTGATGACTCCGTTGAATGCTCCACATTCTGAGTCATTTCTGAAACACGTAAAAAATTTGGTTTATAATGAAAGAACTGGcaattttattatcattatttaatgtttttatgttaaaaatgtggtatgtaataaattaaatattttggaTAATATTATGTGACTGTTtagaacttgtttttttttattacaggaAGGTCTTTTTGAATTCTTCACCAATGCTGTCAGTCAGACATGAAGCCAACTTCATGTTAAGGTTTATTAGTTTCCCGTTTTTTGGTTTGTAGACGCCACCATTCTCAACAACCTGCTTCAGTACCCCGCAAAAACCACTGTTCCTTCCCTGGAACACAAAacaattatttaaatatatatttgtgtaaaatgtgtttttttgttacaACTAGAGTTAAAATACATACTTGATACAAGAAATTCTTGAGTTTTTCTCCATATGAACGTTTGGATTTCTCAACGCCATCAGCAAGACATTTTTCAAAAGCCAGAGAGGTCTTTTCCATCTCTTTTCTGACATTATCAAGTTGGAGGATAGTGATTCTCTCAAGTTTTGCACAAATCCTGCCTTTTTTATCACCCTGAAAAATATTTGAAGGGATAAAACCATAAAAATACTTGTTGTTTCTTATAGATTTATGAACTTCACTTGGTTTTAAAAGTCACTCTCCTTGATTAATGAACCTGAGAAGTAAAATAGAACAGCAAAAATACATGAATCAATCGATCACTTAATAACTcatgaattaataaataaacaaaaaacagaattgtaaacacaaagacaaatgaaaaatgccaaCATGTAAGCGAATGTTGTTGTGTATCTTTCACTTGACCTTACCACTCCTCTGGAGTTGGCTCCTTGAATCAAAGACAGAATCCTGTGAGCTCCACTCACATAGTTTACTGTCTCTGAGTGACAGTCATTGAGCTCTTGCAAAAATCCCTGAAGTTTGGTTATTTCTGTTAAGAAATTTCAGTGCCACAGTTTGACATTACACACtataattcaaaataaataattcttCTTTCAGTCAGAGCAAACTAAAACAACATGTGCACTGAGACTTCACCTACCAGTTTCTTCTGGACTTAGATGCTTCCCTTTTAGGAACTCTTTGGAGCTCACTGTGAACACTTTGAAACTGTCATCAGTGAAGTGTTTCTGCGGAAAAATGATTAAATTTTAAAGCATCCTTGCAACTGTGGAGAGTCTGTATTATTTTCTATCAGCCAATAAAACTCACCTTAATCTTGCTTCGTTTGTTGAATGCCTTCCTTACTCCATCCTTGGCTTGCAGGTTTCTTTTAACTATTCGATCATGGATATCAGCTGATGAACTACAAGAAATGTGCAAATATGTACTGTTACCATCATCACTATTATCATCACCATCATTAATCTGGGGCAGGCTGGgtggttttgttttattcttggcCTTTTTGgggaaatgtgtaaaatctcCCTTTCTGACCAAGCTGAGCTTTCCCTGACTGTTGCACACCTGTAACTCATTGTTAACACGTAGATCGTATTTAAAGACTGGCTGTGGCAATGTTTCTCTGCCTGATGGTGGTGGTACTCCAGTTTGTTGCATCCTATTTTTAAATGTCTGGTCTGGTTAATATCCTCTCACACTCCTACTTGCTAACCTGGGTTGTCAGAGCCTCACaccaaaatacttacctgaTCACTACAGACTCCGTCTCAGCCGTTTTTCTAAACAGAGTAAGAAGAACTCCGAATTTCTctgaaaacatttgattttGTTTCGTCCCTGCGAGTTATTGGatactctctcccagaccaccaCCTTAGGGTGGTGCTCTCTGCTAATACACCagttcattttatatatttgtttcatGGTAATTAAACCTCTTAAGCTTCAGTTGTGTGAGTCTGCCTTGCAGGTCCAGTCATTTATGATGATATGACTTTATTTGTTTAATGcatttctcttaaaaaaaacaaaacaaacaacttcTAAATATGGGAGATCGGTAGCATTTATTCGTAAAGCACTTGGAGAAAGGCCAGCATGTTTTATTTGGATCGTGACATCAACACACACTTGCTTACATACAAAGGTTTTTTGTCACAGCAACTACTTTAACTTTGTTGCTGAAGGACAGTGTAATGCTACTTATGCTTTACAATGTAGAATTCTTGAATTACTCAATTGTAAGGACCAGGATATGCATGATTTCCAATAATATCATACATTATGTGCAACATACATTAAAGCTGCCATGATGTCATTTGCATGTCTTTCTCCTCCTGCTCTCCTGTTATTACTCACCCTCTCCTCTCTTGCTGTCCCTCTAGAACTAGAAAATTCCACTGCCTGTCCCACTCTCCACTATTCCACTCTGGCCGGGGAATTCTGTTTATTACTCAGTCCACCATCTTCAGTAAACCTTATAAAACTGTATCTGCCTATGAGACTCCCTTTGAGCCAAATGTTCTGCTTTCATTACAACAAAGGCTCAACCCTGTGCTTCATTCTTTGTCTAGCCTGGGTTGATCTTATATGGAAACACCCTGTAGTTGGTCAGCATGCAAAATTTACTTACAGATCATCTGAGTCATCAAGAACATCAGACTTGttgcaaataaaatgaatttgcTGACATTCGCCACCATTTCCAATCAGACTACTGACACTTTCCAGGATCTCCCAGGCCTCTTTCTCTGATGCTGCTCGATTAATTTCAGTCACAATCCACACAGTAGAACAATCTCCAACTATCTGAAAGGAGAATAACATGTCTCAGTGCTTAATAGAAAGATGACTGTTTACAGACAACACAGTATAAGCAAAGAACAGTAAATGTGAATTACCCCTTTCCACATCTGATCTCTGCTCTTGTTACAGTCACCATTTCCAGGAAGGTCCACAAGTGTGACATGCTGGAGAAAAGGATTGTTTGGCACCCTGACAGTCACACACTTCACTAGTGGCCAAAACCActtttttccttcattacctTCTTCTTGTTTTGAATCACTTCTTGTGTACTTGACAAATTTTGCAGAGAGTTCATTAGCctgcaataaaaaacaaaagtaaaaagctTAAGGAAATTCGATCACTAAAAGTCGAGTCATTCGTTTTTAATCTCACATTTAAATGATTACATcatgtcatggttctgggtcattttgacccagcattttcagtttcttgtgttttggtgttttttctaCATTATGGTTTATTTTCTGATTCATTAGTTAGTTGTCCTGTTTTGAACATTATAATCCTGTTATCCAGTGTTAGTCTGGTTAAGAGTTTTGTTCTTAGTTTGAGTTCAGTGTCTAGTCTGTGCCTGTCATGttccctgttttactttgaaggtccgtgtctcatgtTAGAGTGACCAGTGTTATCCTCTCCTGTGTTGTCATTATGTTTCATTCAAGTCAGCGGTGTCCccatgtgtctccacttcccctgatcacgtCATGtatgtatttaagtcctctgtcgcCCTTTGTCGTGTTACCTGTGTTACCCACCCCATATTTGGTCATAGTTCATTGTCACAGTGTGTTGTCATAGTTCAggacttagtagtcagtatttAATAGTTGGTCTTAGTTTCCTTGGTTTTCATTTTCAACACCTGCCACCAGCCCTATAAAGGCTTCTTTTTGGTTCTCAAGTTCCGTCTCgttgcctctgtctgcttctgggtcctcaacacaaacccacacacggTCTGCCTCCATAGACCGTGACAGTACAACACGACCACATATTGGACACAGCAGACCGCAAACTGTTCAAGCGCCAGGAAGCAGCCATCGCCACCCCCAGCTGGAGGGGGAGCTCCGCTGGAAGCCGTGGCGCGCTCTGGATTATGAGCGGCTATTCCATGGAACTCCGCTAGCTTTTGTAGGTCCTCAAAGCTGTCAAAAGGCTCTCCCTGTGGTCCCACTGGCACCCAAGCCTTGACCGCTCCAGGTGGGAATCCTCCGCGTTTCCACACTCATGCTCCGGCCTCTGATTGGTTGTGCCCAGCGTCTGAGGCTCAGCTGCGCACTCTGCCCGCTTCTTCTGACCATAGGAAGCGGCGCACACGCTGCTATAAAATGGACCCTGCTGTGTCTTTTAATTTAAGAGAATATAAACTCACCCCAGACACGTTCGGTGTTTCCCTTTTTCTGTTCTGCTCCTTCTGAGCTGGAGAAAAACTCATGTTTCTCAGACTGTGAACACTGTAAGATTTAAGACTGTTAACACCAATAAATCAAAGACTGTTGTTTCAAATAATGTTTTTCATGGCGGAAAGGATTTTGAATCCATCTTTGGTGAATCAGTGTTTTCCAAGCCTTGTCGTGTGAACTCAGACACTGTAATttcaaacactatgatttgtggTGGTAGAAAAGTCAAGCTTATATTGAATGTGTCAGTGTTTTCTGCGCCACCTCCTCTGCCTCCTATCTCTGTGCTCAGAGCAGCTAGGGCCCGGCCTTCTCCTTCACCCGTGCCAGTTCCTCGGGTGAGGGTGGCACCCTTCCaatagccaaacccatctgttctctgattggattgttaaatttgtgattgacatgacattggccaatcagatgaaaggaagaaaaatggtcaaaattcatacttgtaacttgaaacttgagtgcagagtttcacacgTATCTTTTTTACActcacacaaattctttttacacatacaaatcctgatttacaaatacaaaactgatttacaagtgcaaaatatttatgaccacaatttgagcccatactgCCAGGTCACAGTCTGTCTCCACACCTGTACCTAATCCTCGAGTGGGAGCGGCTAGGGTTCAGAAGGTGCCTGCACCCATTCCTGTCTCCACTGGAAGCTCAATTGAGCCCGTCCAGCTGTTTTCCTTGTGTTCTGAAGGCTCAGAAGGCTTAACTCAGCCACCATCCTCTCATCTTTGACAGCAACGTCGCTGA
It encodes the following:
- the LOC120440070 gene encoding nuclear GTPase SLIP-GC-like isoform X1, encoding MSNPQNLQSAQILVQTMAELAALQQQQVVVYRRHLEDLQAQTEQQTRVLQNFLAQFGAAAIPPHLDRLKLSSEDQRCRFCGCRMGARPPAGEEEQNSNQEPVIPFQCKQEYEEAAGLVQVLPSTSDTGKRKSDLESDASRLQSPAKRQRLSMPGFAEAIIFSDVKSIMTFVHSRLNDQDKLSAFLKKKISDLEIDKRELVGVFGKTGAGKSSLINAIIKEKNLLPSGSVNACTSVMIKVEANTRSSKYEAEIEFITKEEWRDELWSFRQFLDNNKNQEKEDDDYHDAVEKLSALYGEDWKKSFENLMDRKYFKEIPEFLQSRQKILTCESANELSAKFVKYTRSDSKQEEGNEGKKWFWPLVKCVTVRVPNNPFLQHVTLVDLPGNGDCNKSRDQMWKGIVGDCSTVWIVTEINRAASEKEAWEILESVSSLIGNGGECQQIHFICNKSDVLDDSDDLSSADIHDRIVKRNLQAKDGVRKAFNKRSKIKKHFTDDSFKVFTVSSKEFLKGKHLSPEETEITKLQGFLQELNDCHSETVNYVSGAHRILSLIQGANSRGVGDKKGRICAKLERITILQLDNVRKEMEKTSLAFEKCLADGVEKSKRSYGEKLKNFLYQGRNSGFCGVLKQVVENGGVYKPKNGKLINLNMKLASCLTDSIGEEFKKTFLNDSECGAFNGVIKTFSLNTDSLIEKYKNAELQLRFLKTEEEKMKAKLNRIIRKQKKRVYSSLTETIENIMEEGYKKAAEFRGEGMLYCMRETIKNHVHSKKDMFEQAKNTMLEKLHDLTENIREILEKTTKESIKCSFKTDGSLLPDVSTELDMVKKHYDQLAGTPDDEVSLTGFADWVETAEAWSQTGFPRGSAD
- the LOC120440070 gene encoding nuclear GTPase SLIP-GC-like isoform X2, with the translated sequence MSNPQNLQSAQILVQTMAELAALQQQQVVVYRRHLEDLQAQTEQQTRVLQNFLAQFGAAAIPPHLDRLKLSSEDQRCRFCGCRMGARPPAGEEEQNSNQEPVIPFQCKQEYEEAAGLVQVLPSTSDTGKRKSDLESDASRLQSPAKRQRLSMPGFAEAIIFSDVKSIMTFVHSRLNDQDKLSAFLKKKISDLEIDKRELVGVFGKTGAGKSSLINAIIKEKNLLPSGSVNACTSVMIKVEANTRSSKYEAEIEFITKEEWRDELWSFRQFLDNNKNQEKEDDDYHDAVEKLSALYGEDWKKSFENLMDRKYFKEIPEFLQSRQKILTCESANELSAKFVKYTRSDSKQEEGNEGKKWFWPLVKCVTVRVPNNPFLQHVTLVDLPGNGDCNKSRDQMWKGIVGDCSTVWIVTEINRAASEKEAWEILESVSSLIGNGGECQQIHFICNKSDVLDDSDDLSSADIHDRIVKRNLQAKDGVRKAFNKRSKIKKHFTDDSFKVFTVSSKEFLKGKHLSPEETEITKLQGFLQELNDCHSETVNYVSGAHRILSLIQGANSRGVGDKKGRICAKLERITILQLDNVRKEMEKTSLAFEKCLADGVEKSKRSYGEKLKNFLYQGRNSGFCGVLKQVVENGGVYKPKNGKLINLNMKLASCLTDSIGEEFKKTFLNDSECGAFNGVIKTFSLNTDSLIEKYKNAELQLRFLKTEEEKMKAKLNRIIRKQKKRVYSSLTETIENIMEEGYKKAAEFRGEGMLYCMRETIKNHVHSKKDMFEQAKNTMLEKLHDLTENIREILEKTTKESIKCSFKTDGSLLPDVSTELDMVKKHYDQLAGTPDDEVSLTG